The following are encoded together in the Parabacteroides chongii genome:
- a CDS encoding biotin/lipoyl-containing protein yields the protein MKREIKFSLVFRDMWQSAGKYVPRVDQLTRVAPAIVEMGCFARVETNGGGFEQVNLLFGENPNKAVREWTKPFHEAGIQTHMLDRALNGLRMSPVPADVRQLFYKVKKAQGTDITRTFCGLNDVRNIAPSIQYAKEAGMISQCSLCITHSPIHTVEYYTKMAMELIELGADEICIKDMAGIGRPYSLGQIVANIKAKHPEIPIQYHSHAGPGFNVASILEVCNAGCDYIDVGMEPLSWGTGHADLLTVQAMLKDAGYKVPEINMEAYMKVRSMIQEFMDDFLGLYISPKNRLMNSLLIGPGLPGGMMGSLMSDLDKNLESINKNNIKNNKPLMSQDQLLIKLFDEVAYVWPRVGYPPLVTPFSQYVKNLALMNVMQMEKGKARWSMIADDIWDMILGKAGRLPGPLAPEIIEKAKAEGREFFTGNPQDNYPDSLDKYRKMMNEKQWETGEDDEELFEYAMHPAQYEAYRSGKAKVEFLADVALKKKAQQEKEHPAASPAAPALPTTPQVLTVDVDGQPYRVTVAFGDSANATPAAAPAKAAQPAATAAPAPVGAGNEVLSPLEGKFFLVKNASETPLKVGDVVKEGDVLCYVEAMKTYNAVRSEFSGTITSINYAGGDAVSEDDVLMTIQ from the coding sequence ATGAAAAGAGAAATCAAATTCAGTTTGGTCTTTAGAGACATGTGGCAATCTGCCGGAAAATACGTGCCTAGAGTAGACCAACTAACTAGAGTTGCCCCTGCAATCGTTGAAATGGGCTGTTTTGCCCGCGTTGAAACCAACGGAGGAGGATTCGAGCAAGTTAATTTACTATTCGGAGAAAATCCAAATAAAGCCGTACGCGAATGGACGAAGCCATTCCATGAAGCAGGTATCCAGACACATATGCTGGACCGCGCCCTGAACGGACTTCGCATGAGCCCGGTTCCCGCCGATGTGCGCCAGCTTTTCTACAAAGTAAAGAAAGCACAGGGAACCGACATCACCCGTACATTCTGCGGACTGAATGACGTGCGCAACATCGCCCCGTCTATCCAATATGCCAAAGAAGCGGGAATGATTTCCCAATGCTCACTCTGCATCACCCACTCCCCGATCCATACAGTCGAATATTATACCAAGATGGCAATGGAACTGATCGAGCTGGGAGCAGACGAAATCTGTATCAAAGACATGGCAGGTATCGGTCGTCCTTATTCACTGGGACAGATCGTTGCCAACATCAAAGCCAAACATCCTGAAATACCTATCCAGTACCATAGCCATGCAGGCCCAGGATTCAATGTAGCTTCCATCCTGGAAGTTTGTAATGCCGGCTGCGACTATATTGACGTAGGTATGGAACCGCTTTCATGGGGTACGGGACATGCCGACCTGCTGACTGTACAGGCAATGTTGAAAGATGCCGGTTACAAAGTGCCGGAGATCAATATGGAAGCCTATATGAAGGTACGCAGCATGATCCAGGAATTTATGGATGATTTCTTAGGCCTGTATATCAGTCCGAAGAACCGCCTGATGAACTCCCTGCTGATCGGTCCGGGGCTTCCCGGCGGTATGATGGGTAGCCTGATGTCAGACCTGGATAAGAATCTGGAATCGATTAACAAAAACAACATCAAGAACAACAAGCCGCTGATGTCGCAAGACCAGTTGCTGATCAAACTATTCGACGAAGTGGCTTATGTATGGCCGCGCGTAGGTTATCCCCCATTGGTAACACCGTTCAGCCAGTATGTGAAGAACCTGGCACTGATGAACGTGATGCAGATGGAAAAAGGAAAAGCCCGCTGGAGCATGATCGCCGATGATATATGGGACATGATCCTCGGAAAAGCCGGCAGGCTGCCTGGTCCGCTCGCCCCGGAAATCATCGAGAAAGCAAAAGCTGAAGGACGTGAATTCTTCACTGGCAATCCGCAGGATAACTATCCGGATTCGCTCGACAAATACCGCAAGATGATGAACGAAAAGCAATGGGAAACAGGCGAAGACGACGAAGAACTGTTCGAATATGCTATGCACCCGGCTCAGTATGAGGCCTACCGTTCAGGAAAAGCGAAAGTCGAGTTCCTGGCCGATGTCGCCCTGAAGAAAAAGGCTCAACAGGAAAAAGAACATCCGGCAGCATCCCCTGCTGCTCCTGCCCTGCCTACCACTCCGCAAGTATTAACTGTCGATGTCGACGGACAGCCTTACCGCGTAACCGTTGCCTTCGGAGATTCTGCCAACGCAACACCGGCAGCTGCTCCTGCAAAGGCTGCACAACCTGCCGCAACAGCAGCTCCTGCACCAGTCGGCGCAGGCAACGAAGTACTCTCTCCGCTGGAAGGTAAATTCTTCCTGGTAAAGAATGCTTCCGAAACTCCGCTCAAAGTGGGCGACGTGGTAAAAGAAGGGGATGTACTTTGCTATGTGGAAGCAATGAAAACATACAATGCCGTACGTTCCGAATTCAGCGGAACAATCACTTCCATCAATTATGCCGGTGGTGATGCAGTTTCGGAAGATGACGTATTAATGACGATACAGTAA
- a CDS encoding OadG family protein, which yields MENIETGLLLMVVGMTTVFAILLIVIYLGKGLIALVNKYAPEEVVVKKQMVTQAVTAQAASISGKTTAAIVAAVSMTTGGQGKVTKIEKI from the coding sequence ATGGAAAACATAGAAACTGGACTTTTATTAATGGTGGTCGGTATGACCACGGTATTTGCAATTCTTTTGATCGTTATTTATCTAGGGAAAGGATTAATTGCACTGGTTAACAAATACGCACCTGAAGAAGTCGTCGTAAAAAAACAAATGGTAACACAAGCCGTCACCGCACAAGCCGCGAGTATCTCCGGCAAAACAACCGCAGCAATCGTAGCAGCAGTCAGCATGACTACAGGCGGCCAGGGAAAGGTTACAAAAATTGAGAAAATATAA
- a CDS encoding tetratricopeptide repeat protein, with product MGNFFTSLFSSSKNEDSAEEKAKNDQKNFDILKYDGVRALKIGQVAYAIKCFTEALNIQEDFETMNYLVSAYSMANQTEKALETLNRMVEMEPDHVQTLLTRVSVLFMLDKDAEVIADCLRVIELEESNHLAWFLMAKAKRTTGDQLGAIADLTKAIALKDDFTDAYLLRAEILLVLKQGKEALPDIEKAISLAPEEETTYLIRGKIHESLGSLDAAADDYQQALDLNPFNEDACILKGTLLITKGLLDEAIAFFDDAIDIKPDFAKAYTERGRAKNLKGDKEGAFEDLKKSIELNPEGEVVKKFEGQHVNFENKTYMPF from the coding sequence ATGGGAAATTTCTTTACATCTTTATTCTCTTCTTCAAAAAATGAGGATAGTGCAGAAGAGAAAGCGAAAAATGATCAGAAAAATTTTGACATATTAAAATATGACGGTGTCCGTGCCTTGAAAATAGGACAAGTCGCCTATGCTATCAAGTGCTTTACGGAAGCCTTGAACATTCAGGAAGATTTTGAAACAATGAATTACTTGGTATCGGCTTACTCGATGGCAAACCAGACGGAAAAGGCTTTGGAAACATTAAACCGTATGGTGGAAATGGAACCGGATCATGTGCAGACCCTGTTGACAAGAGTAAGTGTGCTCTTTATGCTGGATAAGGATGCCGAAGTGATTGCAGATTGCCTGCGAGTGATCGAACTGGAAGAGTCCAATCACTTGGCTTGGTTTCTGATGGCGAAGGCCAAAAGAACGACCGGCGACCAGCTTGGTGCTATTGCCGACCTGACGAAAGCGATCGCTTTGAAAGACGATTTTACAGATGCTTATTTACTTCGTGCGGAAATATTATTAGTCTTGAAGCAGGGAAAAGAGGCTTTGCCCGATATTGAAAAGGCTATCTCGTTGGCTCCCGAAGAAGAAACAACTTACCTGATAAGAGGAAAAATACATGAATCGTTAGGCAGTCTGGATGCTGCTGCCGATGATTATCAGCAGGCTTTGGACCTGAATCCGTTCAATGAGGATGCTTGTATCCTGAAAGGCACGCTCCTGATCACAAAAGGTTTGTTGGACGAAGCCATCGCGTTTTTTGACGATGCGATCGATATCAAACCGGATTTTGCCAAGGCATATACTGAGCGCGGACGGGCAAAGAACCTGAAAGGGGATAAAGAGGGAGCTTTCGAAGACTTAAAAAAGTCTATTGAACTGAATCCGGAAGGGGAGGTAGTGAAGAAGTTTGAAGGGCAGCATGTCAACTTTGAGAATAAAACATATATGCCTTTCTGA
- a CDS encoding RNA polymerase sigma-70 factor, which translates to MQEKELIDGLKQGDELAYKTLYRLHYRVLCAFAYTYVNDSFIAESLVSNVIFNIWEKREVLEISQSLRAYLMKAVKNASINYLDHCLRQENMKQSLSVKMEKQQLSYHEQDNYPLCSLLEKELENRIEQSLGELPQLTREIFHLSRNEKMKYEEIACEKNITIDIVKYHIRIALGKLKTDLKDYLPFLLPFFLFH; encoded by the coding sequence ATGCAGGAAAAGGAGTTAATCGATGGGTTGAAACAAGGGGATGAGCTTGCTTATAAAACGTTATACAGGCTTCATTATAGAGTACTTTGTGCATTTGCATATACTTATGTGAATGATTCCTTTATTGCAGAATCTTTGGTCAGCAACGTGATTTTTAATATATGGGAAAAGCGTGAAGTTTTGGAAATCAGTCAATCACTTCGCGCTTATCTGATGAAAGCAGTTAAAAATGCTTCTATCAATTATCTGGATCATTGTTTACGTCAGGAAAATATGAAACAATCTCTGTCTGTGAAGATGGAGAAGCAACAATTGTCTTATCATGAGCAGGATAATTATCCGTTATGCTCTTTGTTAGAAAAAGAGTTGGAAAATCGTATTGAACAATCTTTGGGAGAGTTACCTCAGTTAACTCGCGAAATATTTCATTTAAGCCGGAATGAAAAAATGAAGTATGAAGAAATCGCCTGTGAGAAAAACATTACAATTGATATTGTAAAATACCACATTCGTATTGCCTTGGGTAAATTGAAGACCGATTTGAAGGACTATTTGCCATTTTTACTACCTTTCTTTTTATTTCATTGA
- a CDS encoding FecR family protein: MRKEIQNKEYWDTLIIDRLSDNISEEDNRKLDAWLDESAKHLSYFNQMKDLWDSSAVGDPELLFDYERGYSLFMKRVRGEKESTLVVETKNKQILWRRIIAVAAVLIPVFVLGYYTSLYFEKPSDTTGFLQSEVVSPNGSKTQLRLADGTVVWLNSGSRLLYNDKFGKENRNLELVGEAYLDVRRNEQIPLVVKVGGLDIKVLGTKFNVNAYPEKSEVKVSLLEGSVSMHAGNSPESAILKPMETGVYQAGSNQITVHTGLDSNALVWMKNQLLFTGEVFEEIARMLERRFDVKINIHNDALRKRRFGGDFGEEESIDKVLKIMAVNGKFTYTMKNNVIEIY, from the coding sequence ATGAGAAAGGAAATTCAAAATAAAGAATATTGGGACACATTGATTATTGATCGACTGTCTGATAATATTTCGGAAGAAGATAATCGGAAGTTGGATGCCTGGTTGGATGAGTCTGCTAAACATCTGTCGTATTTTAATCAGATGAAAGATTTGTGGGACTCGTCGGCTGTGGGAGATCCGGAATTACTTTTTGATTATGAGAGGGGGTATTCCCTGTTCATGAAAAGAGTGAGGGGAGAAAAAGAAAGTACTCTGGTTGTAGAAACAAAAAATAAACAGATTTTATGGCGCAGAATAATAGCTGTTGCAGCTGTCCTTATACCTGTTTTTGTACTGGGATATTATACGTCGCTTTATTTTGAAAAGCCTTCAGATACAACCGGATTTTTACAGTCTGAGGTAGTTAGCCCCAATGGGTCGAAAACCCAGTTACGTTTGGCAGATGGTACGGTTGTTTGGTTGAATTCTGGTAGCCGGCTGCTATATAATGACAAGTTTGGTAAAGAAAACCGAAATTTGGAACTGGTCGGTGAAGCCTATCTGGATGTGAGACGGAATGAGCAAATTCCATTAGTTGTAAAAGTCGGAGGTTTGGATATAAAAGTGCTTGGTACAAAATTTAATGTGAATGCTTATCCGGAAAAGTCGGAAGTGAAAGTATCCTTACTGGAAGGCTCGGTTAGCATGCATGCAGGAAATTCACCGGAGTCTGCCATCTTGAAGCCGATGGAAACAGGCGTTTATCAGGCAGGTTCTAACCAGATAACCGTACATACCGGATTAGACAGTAATGCTTTGGTTTGGATGAAAAATCAACTGTTGTTTACCGGTGAAGTATTCGAGGAAATAGCTCGTATGCTGGAAAGACGGTTTGATGTAAAAATCAATATACATAATGATGCTTTACGGAAAAGACGTTTTGGTGGAGATTTCGGAGAAGAAGAGTCCATTGATAAAGTTTTAAAGATAATGGCTGTTAATGGAAAGTTTACATACACAATGAAAAACAATGTAATAGAGATTTATTAA
- a CDS encoding SusC/RagA family TonB-linked outer membrane protein: MKISVLLLFAAVFSISAKSYSQEARVTFDLKNVSVNEVFNTIRSQTSYSFWYDVNDVDVNRVVSVKAKNKSVKEVLDIVFKNKAVDVRMVDNHIVIKTREMSNELPVVQQSRKITGIVKDATGEPVIGANVVEKGTTNGTITDIDGKYSLEINPNAVLIVSYIGYVRQELPVGKQESLDIVLKEDAETLDEVVVVGYGSQKKINLTGAISSVKMDDVLGDRPVGTVTQVLESAVPGLQISRQTGKPGSSMNMNIRGVTSTNNPEEKPLVLVDNVPMDLDMIDPNDIESVSVLKDAAAAAIYGARAAYGIILVTTKKGKKETPISFNYSNNFAFSNPTTLPKKIDPYSTVKAYNDLGIVGYFGGQDIPTWMQYMDEYYNKGMHSNGYVVKDGIRYNLAPTDVYDDMLSNTGFQQQHNLAMSGGSERANYRVSFGMIDEDGILYGDNDTYSRYNVSAFINMDVTNWLSGQLDVRYSESQTNTAKGNRQGSNSLWAVATEYQPMAPLGYGYDMNVESEENYLPFFSPRNMLELDNPQKDRKSDTRILGRIILTPIKDLTITGEYSFYRQWATKSYSPMMYDALIATSNQRNPSVTKNYYENTNWFSTTNAINLFATYGKTFNEDHNLKLMLGYNQESYHYESLWGKADDLIDQQLPSLSLSSGTQYTDDEFKEYALRSGFFRFNYDFKGKYLLEVNGRYDGSSRFAKESRFGFFPSFSAGWRLSEESFMEPLKKYVTNLKPRISWGTIGNQNVSNYGYMAGMNPGKLSNGGAFDGKGTWILPGGEDYVLSMMYPALVSSNYTWETVQTFDVGVDLGLLDNKLEVVFDWYKRDTKDMLAPYKSAPSVLGASFPNTNSASLQTKGWEISLQWRSNIGEKIRYNVGLNLYDSQSEITKYDNAQGILVNDGKLVFREGLKYGEIWGYTTDRFYTAADFDDNGNLLPGIPKVKGVTKHNPGDILFVDFDGNGEIDNGNNTIDNPGDMSVIGNNTARYQFSFNGGISWNNFDLSFLFTGTGKRDLVMPNYWSPNGTFVTSVFDFQSDYWREDNTESYWPRLYGDGGNNSANQKIQTKYLLNGSYLRLKNVTLGYNLPNNICEKLFIKRLRFFFSGENLFTWHHLPTGYNPDSFIAQPGNLSMTSGIQGDSGNGNWSYPLMRQISFGLNLTF, translated from the coding sequence ATGAAAATATCTGTGTTACTCCTTTTTGCGGCAGTATTTTCAATTTCTGCCAAGTCTTATTCGCAGGAAGCACGGGTTACATTCGATTTGAAGAATGTAAGTGTAAATGAAGTTTTTAATACGATACGTTCACAGACATCATACTCTTTTTGGTATGATGTGAATGATGTGGATGTAAATCGAGTTGTCTCCGTAAAAGCAAAAAACAAGAGTGTTAAAGAAGTTCTTGATATTGTATTTAAGAATAAAGCGGTCGATGTCAGGATGGTGGATAACCATATTGTGATCAAAACGCGTGAAATGTCGAATGAATTACCGGTTGTACAACAATCAAGAAAAATAACGGGGATAGTGAAGGATGCTACTGGAGAGCCTGTTATCGGTGCCAATGTCGTTGAAAAAGGTACAACCAATGGTACTATTACGGATATTGATGGAAAATATTCTTTGGAGATTAATCCGAATGCTGTTCTGATCGTCTCTTATATAGGTTATGTTAGACAGGAATTACCTGTGGGTAAACAGGAATCTCTTGATATTGTTTTGAAAGAAGATGCAGAAACGTTGGATGAGGTTGTTGTTGTCGGGTATGGAAGTCAGAAAAAGATCAATTTGACAGGTGCTATCTCTTCCGTTAAAATGGACGATGTTTTAGGAGACCGTCCGGTCGGTACTGTGACGCAGGTTTTGGAGAGTGCTGTACCTGGTTTGCAAATTAGTCGTCAAACAGGAAAACCAGGTTCATCAATGAATATGAATATCCGTGGTGTAACAAGTACTAATAACCCGGAAGAAAAACCTTTGGTTCTTGTAGATAATGTACCAATGGATCTTGATATGATCGATCCTAATGATATTGAGAGTGTGTCTGTGTTGAAAGATGCGGCAGCAGCAGCAATTTACGGTGCACGTGCTGCTTATGGTATAATATTGGTTACAACTAAAAAAGGTAAAAAAGAAACTCCTATATCTTTTAACTATTCTAATAATTTTGCTTTCTCTAATCCTACGACGTTACCTAAGAAAATAGATCCTTATTCTACAGTGAAAGCATATAATGATTTGGGTATTGTCGGATATTTTGGTGGACAGGATATTCCAACATGGATGCAATATATGGATGAGTATTATAATAAAGGTATGCATTCTAATGGATATGTCGTGAAAGACGGAATACGATATAATTTAGCTCCTACTGATGTTTATGACGATATGCTTTCAAATACCGGCTTTCAGCAGCAGCATAACTTAGCTATGTCGGGGGGTAGCGAGCGAGCTAATTACCGGGTGTCTTTTGGAATGATTGATGAAGATGGCATTTTGTATGGCGATAATGATACTTATTCCCGATATAATGTCTCTGCTTTTATCAATATGGATGTAACAAATTGGTTGAGTGGTCAGTTAGATGTTCGTTATTCGGAATCTCAAACAAATACGGCAAAGGGAAATAGACAAGGAAGTAATAGTTTATGGGCTGTTGCTACAGAATATCAACCGATGGCTCCTTTAGGTTATGGCTATGATATGAATGTGGAAAGCGAAGAAAATTATCTTCCTTTTTTTAGTCCCAGAAATATGTTGGAATTAGATAATCCTCAAAAGGACAGGAAATCTGATACTCGTATTTTAGGACGGATAATTTTAACTCCAATAAAAGACTTGACTATAACTGGAGAATATAGCTTTTATCGTCAATGGGCAACAAAGTCGTATTCACCAATGATGTATGATGCCTTGATCGCAACCAGCAATCAAAGGAATCCAAGTGTAACTAAAAATTATTATGAAAATACGAATTGGTTTTCAACAACCAATGCGATTAATTTATTTGCTACGTATGGAAAGACATTTAATGAGGATCATAATTTGAAGTTAATGCTTGGGTATAATCAGGAATCGTATCATTATGAATCATTGTGGGGAAAAGCTGATGATTTGATAGATCAACAGTTGCCGTCCTTATCTCTATCTAGTGGAACTCAATACACGGACGATGAATTTAAAGAATATGCGTTGAGAAGCGGATTTTTCCGGTTTAATTATGATTTTAAAGGGAAATATTTATTGGAAGTGAATGGACGTTATGATGGTTCATCTCGATTTGCTAAAGAAAGTCGTTTTGGATTTTTTCCTTCTTTCTCTGCAGGCTGGCGTTTGTCTGAAGAATCTTTTATGGAGCCGTTGAAAAAATATGTAACCAATTTAAAGCCGAGAATTTCTTGGGGTACTATTGGTAATCAGAATGTTTCTAATTATGGATATATGGCAGGAATGAATCCCGGAAAGTTAAGCAATGGTGGTGCTTTTGATGGAAAAGGAACCTGGATATTACCCGGAGGAGAAGATTATGTTTTGTCGATGATGTATCCGGCATTGGTTTCTTCCAATTATACATGGGAGACGGTACAAACTTTTGATGTGGGGGTTGATTTAGGGTTGTTAGACAATAAGCTGGAAGTTGTTTTTGATTGGTATAAACGAGATACTAAAGATATGTTGGCTCCTTATAAATCTGCACCTTCAGTGTTGGGGGCCAGTTTCCCAAATACGAATTCTGCAAGTTTACAAACAAAAGGATGGGAAATCTCGTTGCAATGGCGTAGTAATATAGGTGAAAAAATACGTTATAACGTTGGGTTGAACCTGTATGATAGTCAATCTGAAATAACTAAGTATGACAATGCACAGGGTATTTTGGTCAATGACGGCAAGTTGGTTTTTCGTGAAGGGTTGAAATATGGAGAAATTTGGGGATATACAACAGACCGTTTTTATACAGCAGCGGATTTTGATGATAATGGGAATTTACTTCCTGGTATACCAAAGGTAAAGGGGGTGACGAAACATAACCCTGGTGATATTTTGTTTGTTGATTTTGACGGTAATGGAGAAATTGATAATGGAAATAATACTATTGATAATCCGGGTGATATGAGCGTTATAGGGAATAATACGGCCCGATATCAGTTCAGTTTTAACGGAGGGATTTCGTGGAATAATTTTGACTTGTCTTTTTTGTTTACCGGAACGGGAAAAAGGGATTTGGTTATGCCGAACTATTGGTCACCTAATGGAACTTTTGTGACATCGGTATTTGATTTTCAATCAGATTATTGGAGAGAAGATAATACAGAATCTTATTGGCCCAGACTGTATGGAGATGGAGGAAATAATAGTGCTAATCAGAAAATTCAGACAAAATATTTGTTGAATGGTTCTTACCTGAGACTTAAAAATGTGACTTTAGGATATAATTTACCAAATAATATTTGTGAGAAATTATTTATTAAAAGATTAAGATTCTTCTTTAGTGGTGAGAACTTGTTTACATGGCACCATTTGCCAACAGGTTATAACCCAGACTCGTTCATTGCCCAGCCGGGTAATTTGAGTATGACTAGTGGAATACAAGGTGACTCAGGGAATGGAAATTGGTCTTATCCTTTAATGAGACAAATTTCTTTTGGGCTTAATTTAACATTTTAA
- a CDS encoding RagB/SusD family nutrient uptake outer membrane protein, translated as MKKYIILLFLIGLFSCNDDFLNKSPLDQETSQSFFTTYENCRTYAWQFYAWYPGYGMDSYLLHDSDSDNGFRGYNNGENSYAWDKITKVDYTSTGSNGWYYWRIRSIHTMLDNLDNVKMNETDKAHWKSVCYFFKAQEYFRLVSRFGDVIWIEKLLTETDEDVLYGPTTPRVEVAEKILEMLLYARDNIKQDGDGANTINTDVVNALISRFGLFEGTWQKYHNVPNGNPSKYLQASFEASSALITKYPELHNNYNEVFNSYDLSGVKGVLLYKVYIPTKGHSLMRNMRSSESWQEASADMVQSYLCSDGKPIWTSSVYEGNQETGDDIMNIEFRNRDHRLYYSICPPYRVNTPVPATFWNRGEDHLVTPTGNPLDQEYIDLMKRINEGSSSVKELPVIQWNDCYVREQPHFRGRYQMLQGYNVTNAGYYNWKYYTPDNQTVVSDTDAPIFRMGEVMINHAEVAWELGEFDQSVADATINKLRSRAHIANMVVAQIDANFDPKRDKGGFSSSSDPVVGPADYEVDPVLWEIRRERRVELYAEGFRFDDLRRWGKGHYLNKRQFGAYVQKSDYENSRYVTDIDFSKFDLKIEDPTKDSGRIALFGTPNPGWKNKYYLYAIPINDLTMNGQLKQNPGYESK; from the coding sequence ATGAAGAAATATATTATTTTATTGTTTTTGATTGGATTGTTTTCTTGTAATGATGATTTTTTGAATAAATCTCCGTTAGATCAGGAAACCAGTCAATCTTTTTTCACTACATACGAAAATTGTAGAACCTATGCTTGGCAATTTTATGCCTGGTATCCAGGCTATGGGATGGATTCTTATTTATTGCATGATTCTGATTCTGACAATGGATTCAGAGGATATAACAATGGTGAAAACAGTTATGCATGGGATAAGATAACGAAAGTAGACTATACTTCTACGGGGTCCAATGGCTGGTATTATTGGAGAATACGCTCTATACATACTATGCTGGATAATTTGGATAATGTAAAAATGAATGAAACTGATAAAGCGCATTGGAAGAGCGTTTGTTATTTTTTTAAGGCACAGGAATATTTTCGTCTTGTTTCAAGGTTCGGAGATGTTATATGGATTGAAAAACTGTTGACAGAAACAGATGAAGATGTATTATATGGCCCGACGACACCTCGTGTGGAGGTAGCTGAAAAGATTCTGGAGATGTTGCTTTATGCCCGGGATAATATAAAGCAGGACGGAGATGGGGCTAATACTATCAATACAGACGTGGTTAATGCACTGATTTCACGTTTTGGCTTGTTTGAAGGAACATGGCAAAAATATCATAATGTTCCTAATGGTAATCCTTCCAAATATTTGCAAGCTAGCTTTGAGGCCTCTTCTGCTTTGATTACTAAATATCCAGAACTCCATAATAATTATAATGAAGTGTTTAATTCTTACGATTTGTCTGGAGTAAAAGGTGTTTTATTGTACAAAGTGTATATACCGACAAAAGGTCACAGTCTGATGAGAAATATGAGATCGTCGGAATCATGGCAAGAGGCTTCTGCTGATATGGTCCAATCTTATTTATGTTCGGATGGTAAACCTATTTGGACTAGTTCAGTGTATGAAGGGAATCAGGAAACGGGTGACGATATTATGAATATAGAATTTCGTAATCGTGATCATAGATTGTATTATTCTATTTGTCCGCCTTATCGGGTAAATACACCGGTACCTGCTACTTTTTGGAATCGTGGAGAGGATCATCTAGTGACACCGACAGGAAATCCTTTGGATCAGGAATACATTGATTTAATGAAAAGAATAAATGAAGGGTCAAGTAGTGTGAAAGAACTTCCTGTAATTCAGTGGAATGATTGTTATGTTAGAGAGCAACCACATTTTAGAGGTCGTTACCAAATGTTACAAGGCTATAATGTTACAAATGCCGGTTATTATAATTGGAAATATTATACTCCTGACAATCAGACTGTAGTGAGTGATACGGATGCTCCGATCTTCCGAATGGGAGAAGTGATGATAAATCATGCTGAAGTAGCCTGGGAGCTTGGAGAATTTGATCAATCGGTGGCTGATGCGACTATTAATAAATTAAGAAGTCGTGCTCATATTGCTAATATGGTTGTTGCTCAAATTGATGCTAACTTTGATCCAAAACGAGACAAGGGTGGCTTTTCTTCAAGTTCAGATCCTGTTGTCGGTCCTGCCGATTATGAAGTTGATCCAGTTTTGTGGGAGATTCGTAGGGAGAGACGCGTAGAGTTATATGCTGAAGGATTCCGTTTTGATGATTTGAGAAGATGGGGTAAAGGGCATTATTTGAATAAAAGACAATTCGGTGCCTATGTTCAGAAAAGTGATTACGAGAACTCTCGTTATGTAACTGATATCGATTTTTCAAAGTTTGATCTGAAAATAGAAGATCCGACAAAGGATAGTGGGCGTATAGCTTTGTTTGGAACTCCAAATCCGGGATGGAAAAATAAATATTATTTATATGCTATTCCTATAAATGATTTGACAATGAATGGTCAATTGAAACAAAACCCCGGTTATGAAAGTAAATAA